A genomic stretch from Microbacterium luteolum includes:
- the hutI gene encoding imidazolonepropionase, whose amino-acid sequence MSATLITNIGELTTNVELDRDRCGTVHDAAVLIEGGRIAWVGAASEAPDADEVVDAGGRAVIPGFVDSHSHLVFGGDRAAEFEARMAGQKYAAGGIRSTVAATRAASDDELRARLRGFIDEMLAQGTTTVEIKSGYGLSVADEERLVRLAAEVTPEVTFLGAHVVPAEYADHADDYVDLVVGPMLDACAPHAKWIDVFCETGAFTVPQSRRVLEAGIARGLTPRVHASQLGPGEGVRLAVELGAASVDHGTYLTDDDVTALAASDTVLTLLPGVEFSTRQPYPDARRLIDAGVTVALACDTNPGSSFTSSMPFCIAIAVRDMGMTPAEAVWASTAGGARALRRDDVGVIAPGARADLVLLDAPTRIHLAYRPGVPLVERVWKDGVAVFGAAHDGRGTEDHGSLTR is encoded by the coding sequence GTGAGCGCCACGCTGATCACGAACATCGGCGAACTGACCACGAACGTCGAGCTCGACCGCGATCGTTGCGGGACCGTGCATGACGCGGCCGTGCTGATCGAGGGCGGACGCATCGCCTGGGTCGGGGCGGCGAGTGAAGCCCCGGACGCCGACGAGGTCGTCGACGCGGGTGGACGTGCGGTGATCCCCGGCTTCGTCGACAGCCACAGCCACCTCGTTTTCGGCGGTGACCGCGCTGCGGAGTTCGAGGCACGGATGGCAGGGCAGAAGTATGCCGCGGGCGGCATCCGCTCCACCGTCGCCGCCACCCGCGCCGCGAGCGACGACGAGCTGCGCGCCCGGCTGCGCGGCTTCATCGACGAGATGCTCGCACAGGGCACCACGACCGTCGAGATCAAGAGCGGGTACGGCCTGAGCGTCGCGGACGAGGAGCGGCTCGTGCGCCTGGCCGCCGAGGTGACGCCCGAGGTGACGTTCCTCGGCGCACACGTCGTTCCCGCCGAATACGCCGACCACGCCGACGACTACGTCGATCTCGTGGTCGGCCCGATGCTCGACGCCTGCGCTCCGCATGCGAAGTGGATCGATGTGTTCTGCGAGACGGGTGCCTTCACGGTGCCGCAGTCGCGACGCGTGCTCGAGGCCGGCATCGCCCGGGGTCTCACACCCCGCGTGCACGCGAGCCAGCTGGGCCCGGGGGAGGGCGTGCGCCTGGCGGTCGAGCTCGGAGCGGCATCCGTCGACCACGGCACGTACCTGACCGACGACGACGTCACGGCGCTCGCCGCATCCGACACCGTGCTCACTCTGCTGCCCGGCGTCGAGTTCTCGACCCGCCAGCCCTATCCGGATGCGCGCCGCCTGATCGACGCGGGTGTGACCGTGGCGCTGGCCTGCGATACGAACCCGGGGTCGAGCTTCACCTCGTCGATGCCGTTCTGCATCGCGATCGCCGTGCGCGACATGGGGATGACGCCGGCGGAGGCCGTCTGGGCGTCGACAGCCGGCGGAGCACGCGCGCTGCGTCGAGACGACGTCGGCGTGATCGCACCGGGTGCTCGCGCCGATCTCGTGCTGCTCGACGCTCCCACCCGCATCCACCTGGCGTATCGGCCGGGAGTACCGCTCGTCGAGCGGGTCTGGAAGGACGGTGTCGCGGTGTTCGGGGCTGCGCATGACGGAAGAGGAACGGAGGATCATGGCTCTCTCACACGATGA
- a CDS encoding HAAS signaling domain-containing protein, with the protein MSGTRDDDYGTALEDELGLRDVPRDEVDLIVREVRSHLAESGEDPLETFGSPEHYADQFAPRSWTRRMLWLLVALAGLLGAGAGWLILSGVFGLMDPSMQLWGWAPSIRLTLGTFCLVGLVALLTFMVTESRRRQASWKPRG; encoded by the coding sequence ATGAGCGGCACACGAGACGACGACTACGGCACTGCTCTCGAGGACGAGCTCGGACTGCGCGACGTGCCGAGGGATGAGGTGGATCTCATCGTCCGGGAGGTGAGGAGCCATCTCGCGGAATCCGGAGAGGACCCGCTCGAGACCTTCGGCTCGCCCGAACACTACGCAGACCAGTTCGCCCCGCGATCATGGACGCGCCGGATGCTGTGGCTGCTCGTGGCTCTCGCCGGTCTGCTCGGCGCGGGAGCCGGATGGCTGATATTGAGTGGCGTCTTCGGGCTCATGGATCCGTCGATGCAGCTGTGGGGGTGGGCACCGAGCATCCGACTCACGCTGGGCACCTTCTGCCTCGTGGGTCTGGTCGCGCTCCTGACCTTCATGGTGACGGAGTCGCGACGCCGCCAGGCGTCGTGGAAGCCGCGCGGATAG
- the hutH gene encoding histidine ammonia-lyase has product MSDLAPVLVGARPLAPADVVAVARHGAPVTLDTAALERVAETRRVIDGLAADPDPHYGVSTGFGALATTFIAPDRRLQLQASLIRSHAAGTGAEVEREVTRGLQLLRLQTLASGRTGVRPIVVETYAGLLNAGITPVVREYGSLGCSGDLAPLAHIALAAMGEGDVRDADGALVPASEALAAAGIEPLTLVEKEGLALINGTDGMLGMLVLALHDLDTLLLTADMAAAMSVESQLGTDAVFAADLMALRPQTGQALSAAHLRSFLSDSPIVHSHKGPEDGRVQDAYSLRCSPQVHGAARDTMGYASTIADRELASVIDNPVITVDGRIESNGNFHGAPVAAVLDFLAISVADVASVSERRTDRALDPARSHGLPPFLADEVGVDSGLMIAQYAAAGIVSELKRLAVPASVDSIPSSAMQEDHVSMGWAAARKLRRAIDGLGRVLAIEILTGARALDLRAPLQAGPATGAVRDLVRTVAAGPGPDRFLSPEMEAVTELVQSGAVARIAKEHSHG; this is encoded by the coding sequence ATGAGTGATCTCGCCCCAGTTCTCGTCGGCGCCCGGCCGCTGGCCCCCGCCGACGTGGTCGCCGTCGCCCGTCACGGCGCCCCCGTCACCCTCGACACGGCGGCGCTCGAGCGCGTCGCCGAGACACGGCGGGTCATCGACGGACTCGCCGCCGACCCCGACCCGCACTACGGCGTCTCGACCGGTTTCGGCGCCCTGGCCACCACGTTCATCGCACCCGATCGGCGCCTGCAGCTGCAGGCAAGTCTCATCCGGTCGCACGCGGCCGGCACAGGCGCCGAGGTCGAGCGCGAGGTCACCCGGGGCCTCCAGCTGCTGCGCCTGCAGACGCTCGCTTCCGGGCGCACGGGGGTGCGACCCATCGTCGTCGAGACGTACGCGGGCCTGCTCAACGCGGGGATCACGCCGGTTGTGCGCGAGTACGGCTCGCTCGGATGCTCCGGTGACCTCGCGCCGCTCGCCCACATCGCTCTCGCAGCGATGGGAGAGGGAGACGTCCGCGACGCGGATGGAGCGCTCGTCCCGGCATCCGAGGCGCTGGCCGCCGCCGGCATCGAACCCCTCACGCTCGTGGAGAAGGAGGGGCTGGCGCTGATCAACGGCACCGACGGGATGCTGGGGATGCTGGTGCTGGCCCTGCACGACCTGGACACGCTGCTGCTCACCGCCGACATGGCCGCGGCGATGTCGGTGGAGTCGCAGCTGGGAACCGACGCGGTGTTCGCGGCCGACCTGATGGCCCTGCGCCCGCAGACGGGGCAGGCCCTGTCGGCCGCCCACCTGCGGTCGTTCCTCAGCGACTCGCCCATCGTGCACAGCCACAAGGGTCCGGAGGACGGACGCGTGCAGGACGCCTACTCGCTGCGCTGCTCGCCGCAGGTGCACGGCGCGGCGCGCGACACGATGGGCTACGCGTCGACCATCGCGGATCGTGAACTCGCCAGCGTGATCGACAACCCCGTCATCACCGTCGACGGCCGCATCGAGTCCAACGGCAACTTCCACGGCGCGCCGGTCGCCGCCGTGTTGGACTTCCTCGCCATCTCGGTCGCCGACGTCGCGTCGGTCTCCGAGCGGCGAACGGATCGGGCGCTCGACCCCGCGCGCAGCCACGGGCTGCCGCCCTTCCTCGCGGACGAGGTCGGGGTGGACTCCGGCCTCATGATCGCGCAGTACGCCGCGGCGGGCATCGTGTCCGAGCTCAAGCGCCTCGCGGTGCCGGCATCCGTCGACTCGATCCCGTCGTCCGCGATGCAGGAGGACCACGTCTCGATGGGGTGGGCGGCCGCCCGCAAGCTCCGCCGGGCGATCGACGGACTCGGGCGCGTGCTGGCGATCGAGATCCTCACCGGCGCTCGCGCTCTCGATCTGCGGGCCCCGCTGCAGGCAGGACCAGCGACCGGCGCGGTCCGCGACCTCGTCCGCACCGTGGCCGCGGGCCCCGGACCCGATCGTTTCCTCTCTCCCGAGATGGAAGCCGTCACCGAACTCGTCCAGTCGGGCGCCGTCGCCCGCATCGCAAAGGAGCACTCCCATGGCTGA
- a CDS encoding IclR family transcriptional regulator yields the protein MSVIPDSAESAGRSDPQVPAAENTLRILSYLAGRPAPVAASAIARELSLPRSTVYHLLTTLSTHGFVLHFREEHRWGLGTSAFELAGGYTRQQPLARLGRPLIAALSDRLGESTHLAVMSGGDVLYIVEERAPRRPALVTDVGVRLPAHLTASGRAMLAVLPREQVRALYPSASAFPDRTGLGPRRPAELRELLREVRSRGYATEDSEVAAGLRSVGVAVRDQAGWPVAAVAVTWADEERDERALADAVTATASVLESRLKR from the coding sequence TTGTCTGTGATCCCAGACAGTGCCGAGTCCGCCGGCCGCAGCGATCCCCAGGTGCCGGCAGCGGAGAACACCCTGCGGATCCTGAGTTATCTGGCTGGGCGCCCGGCACCGGTCGCCGCATCCGCGATCGCCCGTGAGCTGTCCCTCCCCCGATCGACCGTCTATCACCTGCTCACGACGCTCTCGACGCACGGGTTCGTGCTGCACTTCCGCGAGGAGCACCGCTGGGGTCTCGGCACCTCCGCCTTCGAGCTGGCCGGGGGTTACACCCGGCAGCAGCCGCTCGCCCGCCTCGGTCGTCCCCTGATCGCCGCGCTCTCCGATCGACTCGGCGAGAGCACCCACCTCGCGGTGATGAGCGGAGGCGATGTGCTGTACATCGTCGAAGAGCGCGCGCCACGTCGGCCGGCTCTGGTCACCGACGTCGGCGTCCGCCTCCCGGCGCATCTCACGGCCAGCGGTCGGGCGATGCTGGCCGTACTGCCGCGTGAGCAGGTGCGCGCTCTCTATCCGAGCGCGTCGGCGTTTCCTGATCGCACCGGCCTCGGCCCTCGTCGTCCCGCGGAGCTGCGCGAGCTGCTTCGCGAGGTGCGCTCGCGCGGGTACGCCACGGAAGACAGCGAAGTCGCCGCGGGACTGCGGTCGGTGGGCGTGGCCGTGCGCGACCAAGCCGGATGGCCGGTGGCCGCCGTCGCGGTCACCTGGGCGGACGAAGAGCGGGACGAGCGCGCGCTGGCGGACGCCGTCACCGCCACCGCGTCCGTCCTGGAATCGCGGCTGAAGCGATGA
- a CDS encoding OmpA family protein translates to MTSPRTASLTGRRRGIALGLVASVLLTGCAAAPAVETDKTAKPTASVPAPTASAAVATVPGYDVGQFPPIPLFVLPDLSLLNSSASAFAIEVNEALADIPGVTATPAHCDAAGAVVSGNGTALLYGDGSGSFTGPDGTVQNFGDGSGNSTINGVTIQNFGDGSGNYSDGTVTIQNFGDGSGNYTDATKSVQIFGDGSGNFSDREVTIQNFGDGSGNYEDGEVSIQNFGDGSGNYRSPEITIQNYGDGTAQVDGEWVDAEPLPVVPTLGVFPPLGTLAPLESCGTTVTFQDGVLFDFDRSDIRGDAGVTLDAVAEVLISLDVAQAAVSGHTDAVGSDSYNLDLSEDRADAVVKGLQDRGVRSSLSAEGYGETRPVAANEIDGADNPAGRQLNRRVEIFIPATV, encoded by the coding sequence ATGACCTCACCACGCACCGCTTCGCTCACCGGCCGCCGCCGCGGAATCGCGCTCGGACTCGTGGCATCCGTCCTGCTCACCGGGTGTGCGGCGGCACCCGCGGTCGAGACCGACAAGACCGCGAAGCCGACCGCCTCGGTGCCGGCCCCGACAGCGTCCGCCGCGGTCGCCACCGTGCCCGGATACGACGTGGGGCAGTTCCCGCCCATCCCGCTCTTCGTCCTCCCGGACCTCTCGCTTCTCAACTCCTCGGCCTCGGCCTTCGCGATCGAGGTGAATGAGGCGCTGGCGGACATTCCCGGGGTGACGGCCACGCCGGCGCACTGCGATGCGGCAGGGGCCGTCGTCTCCGGCAACGGCACCGCCCTGCTCTACGGCGACGGATCCGGCTCCTTCACCGGTCCGGACGGCACCGTGCAGAACTTCGGCGACGGATCAGGGAACTCCACGATCAACGGGGTGACGATCCAGAACTTCGGCGACGGCTCGGGCAACTACAGCGACGGGACCGTGACCATCCAGAACTTCGGCGACGGGTCGGGCAACTACACGGATGCGACGAAGAGCGTGCAGATCTTCGGCGACGGCTCGGGCAACTTCTCGGACCGCGAGGTGACGATCCAGAACTTCGGAGACGGGTCAGGGAACTACGAAGACGGCGAGGTCAGCATCCAGAACTTCGGAGACGGATCCGGCAATTACCGCAGCCCGGAGATCACGATCCAGAACTACGGCGACGGCACGGCGCAGGTCGACGGCGAGTGGGTGGATGCCGAGCCGCTGCCCGTCGTCCCGACCCTGGGGGTGTTCCCGCCGCTCGGCACGCTGGCACCCCTGGAATCCTGCGGAACGACCGTCACCTTCCAGGACGGTGTGCTGTTCGACTTCGACCGCAGCGACATCCGCGGCGATGCCGGCGTGACGCTGGATGCCGTGGCGGAGGTGCTCATCTCGCTCGACGTCGCTCAGGCCGCGGTGTCGGGGCACACGGATGCCGTCGGCTCGGACTCGTACAACCTCGATCTGTCGGAGGATCGGGCAGACGCCGTCGTGAAGGGTCTGCAGGACCGCGGAGTCCGCAGCAGCCTCAGCGCCGAAGGATACGGAGAGACCCGCCCGGTGGCGGCGAACGAGATCGACGGCGCCGACAACCCCGCGGGACGCCAGCTCAACCGCCGCGTCGAGATCTTCATCCCGGCGACGGTCTGA
- a CDS encoding arginase family protein encodes MALSHDDLWPRAGSWPAFTAGDDADAVLLGVPTWRTSLSPTGAHATPAAIREALTRYSATLMRPPVIDLGEVLRVLDAGDVAEPDGDSGIAETVSRVREVADAARLVIALGGDNALTYPVARGAGATGLITIDAHFDLRDGISNGSPVRRLVEDAPEGECIDPARIVQIGIADFANSAAYAARAAEWGIRVITLDEVRRRGIDDVVAEATRIAGAGAAARIHLDVDVDAADRAAAPGCPASVPGGLAAWELRALVRSIVADPRVVSADIAEVDATADTDDMRTVRLAALCVLEMLAALATR; translated from the coding sequence ATGGCTCTCTCACACGATGATCTGTGGCCGCGGGCGGGCTCCTGGCCCGCCTTCACCGCAGGAGACGACGCGGATGCCGTGCTGCTCGGCGTTCCCACCTGGCGCACGTCGCTGTCGCCGACCGGCGCGCACGCGACGCCCGCCGCGATCCGCGAGGCGCTCACCCGCTACAGCGCGACGCTCATGAGGCCACCCGTGATCGATCTCGGCGAGGTGCTGCGCGTTCTCGATGCCGGCGACGTGGCCGAGCCCGACGGAGACTCCGGCATCGCCGAGACCGTCTCTCGGGTGCGCGAGGTCGCCGACGCCGCCCGCCTCGTGATCGCGCTGGGCGGCGACAACGCGCTGACCTATCCGGTCGCGCGGGGCGCCGGCGCCACCGGCCTCATCACGATCGACGCCCACTTCGATCTGCGCGACGGGATCTCGAACGGGTCGCCGGTGCGGCGGCTCGTGGAGGATGCGCCCGAAGGCGAGTGCATCGACCCCGCGCGGATCGTCCAGATCGGCATCGCCGACTTCGCGAACTCCGCGGCCTATGCCGCTCGCGCGGCTGAGTGGGGCATCCGCGTGATCACGCTCGATGAGGTTCGACGCCGAGGTATCGACGACGTCGTCGCCGAGGCCACACGCATCGCGGGGGCGGGCGCTGCCGCAAGGATCCACCTCGATGTCGACGTCGACGCCGCCGATCGCGCTGCCGCGCCCGGCTGCCCGGCGAGCGTCCCCGGCGGGCTCGCGGCCTGGGAGCTGCGTGCACTCGTCCGCTCGATCGTCGCGGATCCCCGCGTCGTCAGCGCCGACATCGCCGAGGTCGACGCGACCGCCGACACCGACGACATGCGCACGGTCCGACTCGCGGCCCTGTGCGTGCTCGAGATGCTCGCGGCTCTCGCCACACGCTGA
- the hutU gene encoding urocanate hydratase, translated as MADHTASGPRVVRAARGNQRTAKSWGAEAAKRMLMNNLDPEVAEHPEDLVVYGGTGKAARSWEAYDAIVRTLDELEPDETLLVQSGKPVGVFRTHEWAPRVLIANSNLVGDWATWPEFRKLEELGLIMYGQMTAGSWIYIGTQGILQGTYETFAAVARSLGRDSLRGTLTLTGGAGGMGGAQPLAVTLNDGVVLIVDVDESRLARRVEHGYLDEYTTDLDAAVARVVAAKEAGEPLSVGVVGNAAEVFPELLRREVPIDIVTDQTSAHDPLAYLPVGISVADWKAEAERDAEAFTHRSRESMAQHVAAMVAFQDAGAAVFDYGNSIRAEAQLGGFDRAFEFPGFVPAYIRPQFEEGRGPFRWAALSGDPEDIYKTDRAIAELFPEDAALHRWLEKAGEKVHFEGLPARICWLGYKERHLAGLKFNEMVASGELSAPIVIGRDHLDSGSVASPYRETEAMKDGSDAIADWPLLNALLNTASGASWVSLHHGGGVGIGRSIHAGQVSVADGSALAAEKLERVLTNDPGTGVMRHVDAGYEHARDVARERGLKVPML; from the coding sequence ATGGCTGACCACACCGCATCGGGCCCGCGCGTCGTCCGCGCTGCACGGGGCAACCAGCGCACCGCCAAGAGCTGGGGCGCCGAGGCCGCCAAGCGCATGCTGATGAACAACCTGGATCCCGAGGTCGCCGAGCACCCCGAGGACCTGGTCGTCTACGGCGGCACGGGCAAGGCCGCGCGCAGCTGGGAGGCGTACGACGCGATCGTGCGCACGCTCGACGAGCTGGAGCCGGACGAGACGCTGCTCGTGCAGTCGGGCAAGCCTGTCGGGGTCTTCCGCACTCACGAATGGGCGCCGCGCGTGCTCATCGCGAACTCCAACCTGGTCGGCGACTGGGCGACCTGGCCGGAGTTCCGCAAGCTCGAAGAGCTCGGGCTGATCATGTACGGACAGATGACCGCCGGCTCCTGGATCTATATCGGAACCCAGGGCATCCTGCAGGGCACCTACGAGACCTTCGCCGCGGTCGCCCGGTCGCTCGGACGCGACTCGCTGCGCGGCACGCTCACCCTCACCGGCGGTGCCGGCGGCATGGGCGGCGCGCAGCCCCTCGCCGTGACGTTGAACGACGGCGTCGTCCTGATCGTCGACGTCGACGAGTCGCGCCTGGCCCGCCGGGTGGAGCACGGTTACCTCGACGAGTACACGACCGACCTCGATGCCGCCGTGGCGCGGGTCGTCGCGGCCAAGGAAGCGGGGGAGCCGCTCTCGGTCGGCGTGGTCGGCAACGCGGCGGAGGTCTTCCCCGAGCTGCTGCGCCGCGAGGTTCCGATCGACATCGTGACCGACCAGACCAGCGCGCACGACCCGCTCGCCTACCTGCCGGTGGGCATCTCGGTCGCAGACTGGAAGGCCGAGGCCGAGCGCGACGCGGAGGCGTTCACCCACCGTTCGCGCGAGTCGATGGCGCAGCACGTCGCCGCGATGGTCGCGTTCCAGGATGCCGGGGCCGCGGTGTTCGACTACGGCAACTCGATCCGAGCCGAAGCGCAGCTGGGCGGCTTCGACCGCGCGTTCGAGTTCCCCGGCTTCGTGCCGGCGTATATTCGTCCGCAGTTCGAGGAGGGCCGCGGACCCTTCCGCTGGGCGGCGCTCTCCGGAGACCCGGAGGACATCTACAAGACCGACCGGGCGATCGCCGAGCTCTTCCCCGAGGATGCTGCGCTGCACCGCTGGCTGGAGAAGGCGGGGGAGAAGGTGCACTTCGAGGGCCTGCCCGCGCGCATCTGCTGGCTCGGCTACAAGGAGCGCCACCTCGCCGGGCTCAAGTTCAACGAGATGGTGGCATCGGGTGAGCTGTCGGCGCCGATCGTGATCGGCCGCGACCACCTCGACTCCGGTTCCGTCGCGTCGCCGTACCGTGAGACCGAAGCGATGAAGGACGGGTCCGACGCGATCGCCGACTGGCCGCTGCTGAACGCGTTGCTCAACACGGCATCCGGTGCCTCGTGGGTGTCGCTGCACCACGGCGGCGGCGTCGGTATCGGCCGATCGATCCACGCCGGTCAGGTCTCGGTCGCCGACGGATCGGCGCTCGCCGCGGAGAAGCTCGAACGGGTGCTGACCAACGACCCCGGCACCGGCGTGATGCGTCACGTGGATGCCGGATACGAGCACGCCCGCGATGTGGCCCGCGAGCGTGGCCTGAAGGTGCCGATGCTGTGA